The following are from one region of the Atribacterota bacterium genome:
- a CDS encoding sugar ABC transporter permease, with product MAWLADSSVALATLAFIDAYIYTPFVALILFAGLQNLPRDPYEAAVVDGASGWDSFRYITWPLMRPFVLVAVMFRLVVSFKVFDIIYATTSGGLGNATTNLHLWRYLNAFRYGDMAYTMGGAVILFAIIYAFMNVFVRMWKRATAYMQSLASFMGEKEVIVDI from the coding sequence GTGGCCTGGCTGGCAGATTCATCGGTTGCTCTTGCCACCTTAGCTTTTATCGATGCCTATATCTATACGCCTTTTGTAGCGCTTATTCTATTCGCTGGTTTACAAAATCTTCCTCGGGATCCTTACGAGGCGGCGGTGGTAGATGGAGCATCGGGTTGGGATAGTTTCCGGTACATCACTTGGCCCCTCATGAGACCATTCGTCCTTGTGGCGGTTATGTTTAGGTTGGTGGTCTCGTTCAAGGTGTTCGACATTATTTATGCCACAACGAGTGGTGGACTGGGAAATGCAACGACTAACCTGCATCTGTGGAGATACTTAAACGCCTTTCGATATGGAGATATGGCCTATACGATGGGCGGAGCTGTGATTTTATTTGCAATTATTTATGCTTTCATGAATGTTTTTGTCCGAATGTGGAAAAGGGCAACGGCGTACATGCAGAGTCTTGCCTCGTTTATGGGGGAAAAGGAGGTGATTGTAGACATTTAG
- a CDS encoding extracellular solute-binding protein gives MPGGKGGCTVNSAYLSLFTSYGGKDFDESGNPSIYSEAVVQMSDLWTKLLRDFGPKDWPTLDWYDVKDAFASGKAVMQIDADHWGAELEDPAFSQIVGKWKAIYVPKGPAGIESNIWAWSIAMNAASQHKKAAWLFMEWASSKPVTLVASAKYNNQTLVRNSVWNDPQIVERTNAWGQGTCRPVVSKNLEEYAALRWTSNSNTFVLSEMWQEHLHKVWSQEMSADAAIKEVENRVKRLAPPKEWLKK, from the coding sequence ATGCCGGGGGGTAAAGGGGGCTGCACGGTTAACTCTGCGTATCTGAGTCTCTTTACCTCTTATGGTGGCAAAGATTTTGACGAAAGCGGTAATCCGAGTATTTATAGCGAGGCAGTGGTTCAGATGTCTGACCTCTGGACGAAGCTCCTGAGAGACTTTGGTCCAAAGGATTGGCCAACTCTCGACTGGTACGATGTGAAAGATGCCTTTGCTTCTGGAAAGGCTGTGATGCAGATTGATGCAGACCACTGGGGAGCAGAGCTGGAAGATCCAGCTTTTAGCCAAATTGTTGGAAAGTGGAAGGCAATTTATGTTCCTAAGGGACCGGCTGGGATTGAGTCCAACATCTGGGCCTGGTCTATTGCCATGAACGCTGCGTCTCAGCACAAGAAGGCGGCCTGGTTGTTCATGGAGTGGGCATCTAGTAAGCCAGTCACGCTGGTTGCTTCGGCAAAATACAACAACCAGACTCTGGTTCGGAACTCAGTCTGGAACGATCCACAAATCGTTGAACGGACTAATGCTTGGGGGCAGGGGACCTGCCGACCGGTGGTGAGTAAGAATCTGGAAGAGTACGCTGCATTACGGTGGACTTCAAATTCTAACACGTTTGTTCTGAGTGAGATGTGGCAGGAGCACCTGCATAAGGTATGGAGCCAGGAAATGTCAGCTGATGCAGCGATCAAAGAAGTGGAAAACCGTGTCAAGAGGTTAGCTCCACCGAAAGAGTGGTTGAAGAAATAG
- a CDS encoding ECF transporter S component, with amino-acid sequence MQREKENRIRWITGTALLFALVLVIQMLGFPQLVTGPLVNMVLLLATIFQGIGSGVIIGFFTPWIAFSRGILPPPLAPMIPFIMVGNAVLVIIFGAFLTRRTFLWKIVGIIAGALVKYLLLSQAVTFLVKVPGPVAQAMQIPQLVTALLGGTLALGLEQVLRRTLVQR; translated from the coding sequence GTGCAGAGAGAAAAGGAAAATCGAATCCGGTGGATTACAGGGACAGCGCTCCTTTTTGCTCTGGTGCTCGTGATTCAAATGCTGGGTTTCCCGCAGCTGGTAACGGGGCCGCTGGTCAATATGGTTTTACTCTTAGCCACCATTTTCCAAGGCATTGGGAGCGGGGTGATCATTGGTTTTTTCACTCCCTGGATAGCGTTTTCAAGAGGTATTCTTCCTCCTCCTCTGGCACCGATGATTCCTTTTATCATGGTGGGGAATGCCGTGCTGGTGATCATCTTTGGCGCTTTTTTGACCAGGCGCACCTTCCTTTGGAAAATCGTCGGTATTATTGCTGGTGCTCTGGTAAAGTACCTTCTGCTTTCTCAGGCTGTCACGTTTCTGGTGAAGGTTCCGGGTCCTGTGGCACAAGCAATGCAGATTCCACAACTCGTCACCGCCCTTTTAGGTGGAACGCTGGCGCTGGGTTTGGAGCAAGTCTTACGTCGGACTTTGGTGCAAAGGTGA
- a CDS encoding class I SAM-dependent methyltransferase, which yields MMLFLGALFLVVFIVFFFWLFPLFFHGIPWQPTDMKRVRRMLEMSGLKPEEILYDLGCGDGRILVCAAREYGAQAVGVELNPWLYLLAILRVFFSGCISRVRLIFGNLHTVPLHGADVVTIFLFSHVNERLQEKFHRELKDGARIVSYVWKLPSWVPVASDSEYNLYLYVKGK from the coding sequence ATGATGCTTTTTTTAGGAGCACTCTTTTTGGTTGTCTTTATTGTCTTTTTTTTCTGGCTCTTTCCGCTCTTTTTCCATGGTATCCCCTGGCAGCCGACCGATATGAAAAGGGTACGGAGGATGCTGGAAATGAGTGGGCTTAAGCCCGAGGAAATACTCTATGACCTGGGATGTGGAGATGGAAGGATTCTGGTCTGTGCGGCACGAGAATATGGGGCTCAGGCGGTGGGAGTGGAGTTGAACCCGTGGCTTTATCTTTTGGCAATCCTGCGAGTATTTTTTTCTGGTTGTATTTCGCGAGTACGGCTCATTTTTGGGAATCTTCACACTGTTCCTCTTCATGGGGCTGATGTGGTCACTATTTTCCTTTTTTCTCACGTCAATGAACGTTTGCAGGAAAAGTTTCACCGAGAACTGAAAGATGGAGCAAGGATTGTTTCCTACGTATGGAAACTACCTTCCTGGGTTCCTGTGGCATCTGATAGTGAATACAACCTCTATCTTTATGTGAAAGGGAAATGA
- a CDS encoding ATP-binding protein, producing the protein MRKSLFAKLLFSHLLVIMVSYFILGFSLSLLFSRYYFSLQEKELMKRGESLVDILTQNPDLRFEVSEVARQLAREGIFINIMSKEDLLRERLLPPRGFMRRMWGKVAETDLPQKIWEKIARREYASWQNFHPVLRQNILSVALPLERRGKIVAALILSLPLTSVETTIKTVEYFLFFSSLISLGLSLFVAFLSSSSLTRPLKKMSTVARQLARGNFQEKIKIETQDEVGQLAQDFNILSEALKETIRKLQEEKDRTENIVLHMSEGVLAIDGEKNIVSMNPTFRKTLTIQEKAISHLRDLHLGEEIEILFEEVLKTGQEQEKEVSLGDKYVIFHITPLKENGTAKGAVAVVQDITELRKVDRLRREFIANVSHELRTPLTSIQGFLEAAIDQVISLEEFKEKYLPLIHSETLRLSRLIHDLLDLSLMESGKIQWKMGGVLVCQVVHRVIAKLSPLSSTRQVVIREELEDNLPPVLGNEDRLEQVFTNLLHNAILFSSPGSSITVSGRIQERNLLFFVRDHGSGIPPQDLPYIFERFYRVEKSRSRESGGTGLGLAITKQIIEHHGGKIWVESVLNQGTTFFFTLPLFPSPLHQSPT; encoded by the coding sequence ATGAGAAAAAGTCTCTTCGCCAAACTCCTCTTTTCCCATCTTCTGGTCATCATGGTATCGTACTTCATTCTGGGGTTCAGCCTTTCACTCCTTTTCAGCCGCTACTATTTTTCACTTCAAGAAAAAGAGCTGATGAAGCGAGGAGAAAGCCTGGTCGATATCCTCACCCAGAACCCTGATCTCCGATTTGAAGTCTCTGAGGTTGCACGTCAACTGGCACGGGAGGGGATTTTCATCAACATAATGAGTAAAGAGGACTTGCTACGAGAGCGGCTCCTTCCCCCTCGAGGTTTTATGCGTCGCATGTGGGGCAAAGTTGCCGAAACCGATTTGCCCCAAAAGATTTGGGAAAAAATTGCAAGGCGAGAATACGCCTCTTGGCAAAATTTCCATCCTGTGCTTCGTCAGAACATCCTGAGTGTTGCCCTTCCCCTTGAGAGGAGAGGGAAAATAGTTGCCGCACTCATTCTTTCTCTCCCCCTAACCAGCGTGGAAACCACCATTAAAACCGTAGAGTACTTCCTCTTCTTCTCCAGCCTCATCTCTCTTGGGCTTTCTTTGTTTGTCGCTTTCTTATCCTCCTCCTCCCTAACCCGTCCCCTTAAAAAGATGAGCACCGTTGCCCGACAGCTTGCTCGGGGAAACTTTCAGGAAAAAATCAAAATTGAGACCCAGGATGAAGTTGGTCAACTGGCTCAGGATTTCAATATCCTCTCCGAAGCTCTAAAGGAAACCATCAGAAAACTCCAAGAAGAAAAGGATCGTACCGAAAACATCGTTCTCCACATGTCCGAAGGTGTCCTTGCCATCGACGGAGAAAAAAACATCGTTTCTATGAATCCCACCTTTCGTAAAACACTGACCATCCAGGAAAAAGCCATATCCCATCTCCGGGACCTTCATCTTGGAGAGGAAATTGAAATACTTTTCGAAGAAGTCCTCAAGACGGGCCAGGAACAAGAAAAGGAAGTGAGTCTTGGGGATAAGTACGTTATTTTCCATATTACTCCTCTCAAGGAAAATGGGACCGCCAAAGGCGCTGTTGCTGTCGTTCAGGATATTACCGAACTGCGCAAAGTAGACCGATTGCGGCGAGAATTCATTGCCAATGTTTCCCACGAATTGCGTACACCTCTAACCTCCATACAGGGTTTTCTGGAAGCAGCGATTGACCAGGTCATTTCTCTGGAAGAATTTAAAGAAAAATATCTCCCTCTCATTCACAGCGAAACGCTCCGTCTTTCCCGACTCATCCATGACCTTTTGGACCTTTCCCTTATGGAATCTGGGAAAATCCAGTGGAAGATGGGAGGTGTTTTAGTGTGCCAGGTAGTTCATCGGGTTATCGCCAAACTTTCCCCTCTATCCTCAACACGCCAGGTTGTCATTCGAGAAGAACTCGAAGACAATCTTCCTCCGGTTTTGGGAAACGAAGACCGGCTGGAACAGGTCTTCACCAACCTCCTCCACAACGCCATTCTCTTTTCATCGCCGGGAAGTTCCATCACCGTCAGCGGACGAATTCAGGAACGGAATCTTCTTTTCTTTGTGCGTGACCATGGCTCAGGTATACCTCCCCAGGACCTTCCTTACATTTTTGAGCGCTTCTACCGGGTGGAGAAGTCCCGTTCCCGGGAAAGTGGAGGAACGGGTCTTGGCCTTGCCATTACTAAACAAATTATCGAACATCACGGAGGGAAAATCTGGGTGGAAAGTGTGCTCAACCAGGGCACAACGTTCTTTTTTACCCTTCCTCTTTTCCCTTCACCTTTGCACCAAAGTCCGACGTAA
- a CDS encoding TetR family transcriptional regulator: MVDPVNMQNIVVRSPEIAKVQRVQDEKSSLQAQAFSAELQRQAQRAEETVDSHQKTYHYDKDQQKQKDGTPLSKNRGKRDQKEEKRLEDGESGHLIDVKA; the protein is encoded by the coding sequence ATGGTAGATCCGGTGAATATGCAGAATATCGTGGTGCGATCTCCGGAAATCGCCAAAGTGCAAAGGGTGCAGGACGAAAAATCGTCGCTCCAGGCACAGGCCTTTTCGGCTGAATTGCAGCGACAGGCCCAGAGAGCTGAAGAAACTGTGGATTCGCACCAAAAGACGTACCATTACGATAAAGATCAGCAGAAACAGAAAGACGGCACGCCGCTTTCTAAAAACAGAGGCAAAAGAGATCAAAAAGAAGAAAAAAGGTTAGAAGATGGTGAATCGGGTCATCTCATCGATGTGAAAGCCTAA
- the lipA gene encoding lipoyl synthase, with translation MSELPSWIKRRFPASHGDNVEVVLRSLALHTVCESARCPNIGECFGRGMATFLILGEICTRNCGFCAVKKGQPLPPDPKEPIRVAQAARALALKHVVVTSVTRDDLPDGGAGHFVRVIKALRMALPLATIEILTPDFQGREESLTVFRRNLPDVFNHNVETVPRLYPTVRPKAQYERSLFVLQRFKALFPSVLTKSGFMVGLGETEKEVLAVLSDLRRADCDVVTIGQYLRPSMNHLPVREYIPPSKFAFYEEKAYELGFRGVASGPFVRSSYRAEHFMEAK, from the coding sequence ATGAGTGAATTGCCCTCCTGGATTAAACGGCGATTTCCGGCTTCGCACGGGGACAACGTAGAAGTGGTACTCCGTTCTTTAGCCTTGCATACGGTCTGTGAAAGTGCTCGCTGTCCGAATATTGGTGAATGTTTTGGAAGGGGCATGGCGACGTTTCTCATCTTGGGGGAGATCTGTACAAGAAACTGTGGTTTCTGCGCAGTGAAAAAGGGTCAACCATTACCGCCCGATCCGAAAGAGCCGATCCGGGTGGCACAGGCTGCCAGGGCGCTTGCGCTCAAGCATGTAGTGGTGACTTCGGTGACTCGAGATGACCTTCCCGATGGAGGAGCCGGGCATTTCGTCCGGGTTATCAAGGCGTTGCGAATGGCTCTTCCTTTGGCAACTATTGAAATTCTCACTCCTGATTTTCAAGGTCGGGAGGAATCCCTAACGGTTTTTCGGAGAAATCTTCCTGACGTGTTCAACCATAACGTGGAGACGGTTCCCCGTCTTTACCCCACCGTGAGACCGAAAGCACAGTATGAACGTTCTCTCTTTGTTCTGCAAAGATTTAAAGCGTTGTTTCCCTCGGTTTTGACCAAATCCGGGTTTATGGTGGGTTTGGGTGAAACCGAAAAGGAGGTCCTTGCGGTGTTATCCGATTTGCGAAGGGCCGACTGTGACGTTGTGACCATCGGGCAGTATCTGCGTCCCTCGATGAACCATCTCCCGGTTAGGGAGTATATCCCGCCCTCAAAGTTTGCCTTTTATGAAGAGAAGGCCTATGAGCTTGGTTTCCGGGGAGTGGCCAGTGGTCCTTTTGTGAGGAGTTCGTATCGTGCGGAACACTTTATGGAGGCAAAATGA
- a CDS encoding late competence development ComFB family protein, translated as MNLIKNILEKALRDLLPELYQAKPDLCRCKQCEDDVLALALKALPPKYVSREEGEVYTRLELESPQFQVDMFEALLMAAEKVIARPRCGLGLGKNVNPGGNIGETNKNEKSNSAQETE; from the coding sequence ATGAACTTGATTAAAAATATTCTGGAAAAAGCTTTGCGAGATTTACTTCCAGAATTGTATCAGGCAAAGCCAGATTTGTGTCGTTGCAAGCAATGTGAGGACGACGTTCTGGCACTGGCTTTGAAGGCTTTGCCACCCAAGTACGTTTCCCGAGAAGAGGGGGAAGTGTATACTCGTTTAGAGCTCGAGAGTCCTCAATTTCAGGTTGACATGTTCGAGGCTTTGCTCATGGCCGCAGAAAAAGTGATTGCTCGTCCTCGCTGTGGTTTAGGGTTGGGCAAAAACGTCAATCCAGGGGGAAATATAGGTGAAACGAACAAAAATGAAAAAAGCAATTCCGCACAGGAGACCGAGTAA
- a CDS encoding FapA family protein yields the protein MGNGRPLSELEREGYFQLMVSGDRMKAELVVKRTLAEDDLKLYEDLVDFLAQKGICFGLTDEVKNGLELLKRTSTYLLAEGIRPQKGKDGTVRLLFEEEIKREFQEDEEGRIDFYDFMRVPQVLPGEVLAELLPPEEGVPGKDVFGREVPAPLGKPAKIVVGKNVELSPDGSRAIARAAGRPVVVGKAISVLPLFEVDGNVGVGTGNISFVGSILVRGDVESDFVVEAEGDVEVWGNVEAAKIVAGGNVRIRGGVFGKDRGSIQSKGNLQARVLENVSVEAEGDVVVERAILHSKVFAKGNVIVRGNPGAIIGGVIKSGDVVWARTLGSSIGARTEVIVGIDPALHDEYRKIQEDLKRIQGEIQEAEKVFRLILVKQQAGIELDERTRQVLDKVKKGYELAQEGKKFREDRLLELEGIFENHRGKILVEEKVYPQVRVTIGRFTYIVRDEIQYVSFSEKNKEVMIGSFERPKLSKR from the coding sequence ATGGGTAATGGAAGACCTTTGAGTGAGTTAGAGCGGGAGGGTTATTTTCAGCTGATGGTATCAGGAGACAGGATGAAAGCCGAATTGGTGGTGAAAAGGACACTTGCTGAAGATGACCTCAAGCTGTATGAGGATTTGGTGGATTTTTTAGCCCAGAAAGGAATCTGTTTTGGTCTTACTGATGAAGTGAAGAATGGTTTAGAACTTTTAAAACGCACCAGTACGTATCTTTTGGCGGAAGGGATTCGTCCTCAGAAGGGAAAAGATGGAACGGTACGCCTTCTCTTTGAGGAGGAAATTAAGCGGGAGTTTCAGGAAGATGAGGAGGGACGGATTGATTTTTATGATTTTATGCGGGTTCCGCAGGTGCTTCCAGGGGAAGTTCTGGCGGAACTCCTGCCTCCAGAGGAGGGAGTTCCAGGAAAAGATGTCTTTGGTCGGGAGGTGCCTGCTCCCTTAGGAAAGCCAGCAAAAATTGTGGTGGGAAAAAATGTAGAGCTTTCTCCTGATGGAAGTAGAGCCATAGCTAGAGCGGCAGGAAGACCGGTGGTGGTTGGGAAGGCTATCTCGGTTTTGCCCCTCTTTGAGGTGGATGGAAATGTGGGGGTGGGTACTGGAAACATTTCTTTTGTAGGGTCAATTCTGGTGCGTGGTGACGTGGAGAGCGATTTTGTCGTGGAGGCGGAAGGGGATGTTGAAGTGTGGGGTAATGTGGAGGCAGCAAAAATCGTTGCTGGTGGTAATGTGCGGATACGAGGGGGAGTCTTTGGAAAAGATAGGGGAAGCATTCAGTCCAAGGGGAACCTTCAAGCCAGAGTGCTGGAGAATGTATCGGTTGAAGCTGAAGGAGATGTGGTGGTGGAACGTGCCATCCTTCACAGCAAAGTTTTCGCCAAAGGAAATGTCATTGTACGTGGAAATCCTGGAGCAATCATAGGGGGTGTCATCAAATCGGGTGATGTGGTTTGGGCGAGAACCCTGGGTTCTTCAATCGGCGCTCGCACCGAGGTCATCGTGGGTATCGATCCTGCCCTGCACGACGAGTATCGGAAAATTCAGGAAGACCTCAAAAGGATTCAAGGGGAAATTCAGGAAGCTGAAAAGGTCTTTCGGCTTATTCTGGTAAAACAGCAGGCAGGAATAGAATTGGATGAAAGAACGAGACAAGTCTTAGATAAGGTCAAAAAAGGATATGAGCTAGCTCAGGAAGGGAAAAAGTTTCGTGAGGATCGGCTGTTAGAGCTTGAAGGGATTTTTGAAAACCATAGAGGGAAGATATTGGTGGAAGAGAAGGTGTATCCCCAGGTACGGGTCACCATCGGCCGTTTTACCTACATCGTGCGCGACGAAATTCAGTACGTTTCCTTCAGTGAGAAAAACAAAGAAGTGATGATTGGATCTTTTGAGCGACCTAAACTTAGTAAGAGGTAG
- a CDS encoding carbohydrate ABC transporter permease, producing the protein MVILIIFPMYWTFALSVKNHRDITSATPKFVFQPTVINYRGLFTGETGTTSLPASKPNFPRYFLNGVIISGGATLLAMLVGMPAAYILTRAHFKKESTRENLAFTLLSFWFGPEMAITLSLYRIYQRVSLLDTYLGSIMVYQLIGIPFVVWMSRSYFLDIPVSIEEASLVDGASRFQTFVRVVLPLAKGGLAVTALLTFIFCWNSFVFALVVGGEKTMPVTTGSLGFIRYEAVLWGQMSAAIIVSAVPAIVLALLLQKHIIRGLTFGSVKR; encoded by the coding sequence TTGGTCATTCTCATCATTTTTCCCATGTACTGGACTTTTGCCCTTTCTGTCAAAAACCATCGGGATATCACTTCTGCTACGCCCAAGTTTGTTTTTCAGCCTACTGTAATAAATTATCGGGGTCTCTTTACTGGCGAGACGGGAACGACTTCTTTACCGGCCTCCAAGCCTAATTTTCCGCGTTATTTCCTGAACGGAGTTATTATCAGTGGAGGAGCAACCCTCCTTGCCATGCTTGTAGGTATGCCGGCTGCGTACATCCTTACCCGGGCTCACTTTAAGAAAGAATCCACTCGTGAAAATCTGGCTTTCACCCTTCTCAGTTTCTGGTTTGGTCCCGAGATGGCGATTACTTTGTCGTTGTATCGGATATATCAACGGGTTAGTCTTCTGGATACGTATCTGGGGTCGATCATGGTCTACCAGCTTATCGGTATTCCCTTTGTGGTGTGGATGAGCAGGAGTTATTTTCTTGATATTCCGGTTTCCATTGAAGAAGCATCGCTCGTTGACGGGGCGAGTCGATTCCAGACCTTTGTTCGAGTTGTACTGCCCCTGGCAAAAGGGGGATTGGCAGTTACAGCTCTTTTAACTTTTATTTTTTGCTGGAATAGTTTTGTGTTCGCTCTGGTGGTGGGTGGAGAGAAAACCATGCCGGTCACCACTGGTTCTCTGGGTTTTATCCGGTACGAAGCGGTACTGTGGGGGCAAATGAGCGCAGCTATTATTGTTTCGGCTGTGCCGGCCATCGTTTTGGCTTTGTTGCTCCAGAAGCACATCATTCGAGGTCTTACGTTCGGTTCGGTGAAAAGATAA
- a CDS encoding extracellular solute-binding protein gives MVLWIGSLAFAQGELDKAVFENAKVNWRQFEGETINLLLCKHPMQATFEALIGEFESLTGIKVNTLVLPEQQFFERQTVVLTGKSPEFDIVMSSPMLNWKFISGGFLEPLNAYLEDPFLTDPAFYDLNDFFPMTIEASKVAGNLYAIPYQVEAYCLYYRSDILDKYGVTPPETLDELYEATKKVKAGFDADGITDMLPYTCRGVKGAARLTLRI, from the coding sequence GTGGTGTTGTGGATTGGGAGTCTAGCTTTTGCTCAAGGGGAACTTGATAAAGCGGTTTTTGAGAATGCGAAGGTTAACTGGCGGCAGTTTGAGGGAGAAACCATCAATCTTTTACTGTGCAAACACCCTATGCAAGCTACGTTTGAAGCGCTGATTGGTGAATTTGAAAGTTTAACCGGGATTAAGGTTAATACGTTGGTTTTACCGGAACAACAATTTTTTGAAAGACAAACGGTGGTTCTGACTGGAAAGTCGCCAGAATTTGATATTGTCATGTCTTCTCCAATGCTGAACTGGAAATTCATTTCTGGAGGCTTTTTGGAACCACTCAATGCGTATCTAGAGGATCCCTTCCTTACCGATCCCGCATTTTACGACCTTAACGATTTCTTTCCGATGACCATTGAGGCCAGTAAGGTGGCGGGTAATCTATATGCGATTCCATACCAGGTTGAAGCCTACTGTCTTTACTATCGTTCTGACATTCTGGATAAGTACGGTGTAACGCCTCCGGAGACTCTTGACGAGCTTTACGAGGCTACTAAAAAAGTCAAAGCAGGCTTTGATGCCGATGGGATCACGGACATGTTGCCGTATACATGCCGGGGGGTAAAGGGGGCTGCACGGTTAACTCTGCGTATCTGA
- the lipB gene encoding lipoyl(octanoyl) transferase LipB gives MELGKYTLWYKRYRSVVDYNQALDLQKKLWEYVVQNDLPGVLLLLEHPPVFTLGRSASRKNLLVSEEILRREGIEVYEVERGGDITYHGPGQIVGYPIVNLRFWQKDVHAFLRALEEALILFLRRSHVEGFRYPPHTGVWVNRENPEKIAAIGIAVRRWVTYHGFALNISPNLTHFQYIIPCGIRDKGVTSLEHVAGNRYSWEERYIMKKDIAEAIGVVLGFAVQEVQEDFGIVLGKGVAL, from the coding sequence ATGGAATTGGGAAAATATACGCTTTGGTACAAACGTTACCGGAGCGTGGTTGATTATAATCAGGCGTTGGATTTACAGAAAAAACTCTGGGAATATGTGGTGCAAAATGATTTGCCTGGAGTTCTGCTTCTCCTTGAACATCCGCCAGTTTTTACTCTGGGCCGCTCGGCGTCAAGAAAAAATCTTCTGGTGAGTGAGGAGATTCTGCGGCGAGAAGGAATAGAGGTTTACGAAGTGGAGCGGGGTGGAGATATTACCTATCATGGTCCAGGACAAATTGTGGGGTATCCTATCGTCAATCTGCGTTTCTGGCAGAAAGATGTTCATGCTTTTCTGCGGGCACTGGAGGAAGCCTTAATTCTTTTTCTGCGTCGTTCCCATGTGGAAGGTTTTCGATATCCTCCTCATACCGGCGTTTGGGTGAACAGAGAGAATCCAGAGAAGATTGCTGCCATTGGTATTGCGGTACGACGCTGGGTTACGTACCATGGGTTTGCGCTGAATATTTCCCCAAATCTTACCCATTTTCAGTACATTATTCCCTGTGGGATTCGTGATAAGGGGGTCACATCCCTTGAACATGTTGCCGGAAATAGGTATTCTTGGGAAGAGCGGTATATCATGAAGAAGGATATTGCGGAGGCCATAGGAGTGGTTTTGGGTTTTGCAGTGCAAGAAGTGCAGGAAGATTTTGGGATTGTTTTGGGTAAAGGAGTTGCCCTATGA